Proteins encoded together in one Porites lutea chromosome 2, jaPorLute2.1, whole genome shotgun sequence window:
- the LOC140927945 gene encoding protein FAM210B, mitochondrial-like produces MAGSLSMRHTGLNFVCIARQSKALAVPLRNYTPKTELHSVQTPARNGFFMLPNLSIVRPLHSSVIKHSNSSWKGNAAAQEGNENKLSLRDRLKSVVQEYGTTAIVFHVSISLTSLGLCYAAVKSGIDVQAALHSIGVSPKVSDSSVATEASTFVVAYACHKVFAPVRMLMTITCTPLIVRKLRRMGFMKEPVKQ; encoded by the exons ATGGCAGGTTCTTTGTCTATGCGACACACTGGGCTAAACTTTGTATGTATTGCGAGACAGTCGAAGGCCCTAGCCGTTCCGCTTAGAAATTATACTCCCAAAACTGAATTGCACTCTGTCCAAACTCCTGCGAGAAATGGATTTTTCATGTTGCCCAACTTAAGTATTGTAAGGCCACTGCATTCTTCGGTCATAAAACACAGCAACAGTTCGTGGAAAGGAAACGCAGCGGCTCAGGAGGGAAATGAGAATAAACTTTCTCTGAGGGACAGATTGAAGTCAGTCGTTCAAGAGTATGGAACCACTGCAATAGTGTTTCATGTTTCCATATCTCTCACTTCACTTGGGTTATGTTATGCCGCTGTGAAAAG TGGAATCGATGTTCAAGCAGCTCTCCACAGTATTGGTGTAAGTCCAAAAGTCAGTGATTCTTCTGTTGCAACAGAGGCAAGTACATTTGTTGTGGCATATGCTTGTCATAAAGTGTTTGCTCCAGTGAGAATGTTAATGACGATTACATGTACCCCACTGATTGTCAGAAAGCTACGCAGAATGGGATTTATGAAGGAACCCGTCAAACAGTAA